A window of Ammospiza nelsoni isolate bAmmNel1 chromosome 19, bAmmNel1.pri, whole genome shotgun sequence contains these coding sequences:
- the LOC132081980 gene encoding uncharacterized protein LOC132081980 isoform X3: protein MDSPHLLHMGFLLLALAAPHPSIAMSTAGPAGWTRGSKAMAVYRCEDWESCKRKDEGIDFNDCTKIAEIQHKKSTIPGVTVELMANESHITVCFEQANFCPEEIYGIWDETVPPKHWCGILNCGENGGGNISTENQTVCCEAEANAWRQNPLKCYIQESHPKHSALAVPIPDGASSSVWCLRGSSWLSTPACFTWMLCFLLLCSF, encoded by the exons ATGGACTCTCCCCACCTCCTGCACATGGggttcctgctcctggctcttgCTGCTCCCCATCCAA gTATTGCCATGtccactgctggccctgctgggtgGACACGAGGCAGCAAAGCTATGGCAGTCTACCGCTGTGAGgactgggaaagctgcaaacGCAAGGATGAGGGAATTGATTTTAACGACTGTACAAAAATTGCTGAAATACAGCACAAGAAAAGCACTATTCCAGGTGTAACAGTTGAGTTGATGGCCAATGAATCACACATCACTGTTTGCTTTGAGCAAGCAAATTTCTGTCCTGAAGAAATTTATGGCATCTGGGATGAAACTGTGCCACCAAAACACTGGTGTGGCATCCTGAATTGTGGAG AAAATGGAGGAGGTAACATCAGTACTGAGAACCAGACTGTTTGCTGTGAAGCAGAGGCAAATGCCTGGCGACAAAACCCTTTGAAGTGCTACATTCAGGAGTCACATCCAAAACACAGTGCACTGGCAGTTCCCATTCCTG ATGGGGCCAGTTCCTCTGTGTGGTGCTTACGAGGCAGCTCATGGCTTAGCACTCCTGCTTGCTTCACTTGGATGCTCTGTTTTCTTCTACTCTGCAG TTTCTAG
- the LOC132081980 gene encoding uncharacterized protein LOC132081980 isoform X2 gives MDSPHLLHMGFLLLALAAPHPSIAMSTAGPAGWTRGSKAMAVYRCEDWESCKRKDEGIDFNDCTKIAEIQHKKSTIPGVTVELMANESHITVCFEQANFCPEEIYGIWDETVPPKHWCGILNCGENGGGNISTENQTVCCEAEANAWRQNPLKCYIQESHPKHSALAVPIPGNPEFLTSKKSSLGIWLAFLFVGVCTGWGMFYFLRLWRRQVSRQDSEASDRERLTDNHLQGRKLLCQQHPPPLS, from the exons ATGGACTCTCCCCACCTCCTGCACATGGggttcctgctcctggctcttgCTGCTCCCCATCCAA gTATTGCCATGtccactgctggccctgctgggtgGACACGAGGCAGCAAAGCTATGGCAGTCTACCGCTGTGAGgactgggaaagctgcaaacGCAAGGATGAGGGAATTGATTTTAACGACTGTACAAAAATTGCTGAAATACAGCACAAGAAAAGCACTATTCCAGGTGTAACAGTTGAGTTGATGGCCAATGAATCACACATCACTGTTTGCTTTGAGCAAGCAAATTTCTGTCCTGAAGAAATTTATGGCATCTGGGATGAAACTGTGCCACCAAAACACTGGTGTGGCATCCTGAATTGTGGAG AAAATGGAGGAGGTAACATCAGTACTGAGAACCAGACTGTTTGCTGTGAAGCAGAGGCAAATGCCTGGCGACAAAACCCTTTGAAGTGCTACATTCAGGAGTCACATCCAAAACACAGTGCACTGGCAGTTCCCATTCCTG GTAATCCTGAATTTCTCACCAGCAAAAAGAGCAGCCTTGGCATCTGGCTGGCATTCCTGTTTGTTGGGGTTTGCACAGGATGGGGCATGTTTTACTTCTTGCGGCTGTGGCGTCGCCAAG TTTCTAGGCAAGACAGCGAGGCTTCTGACAGAGAAAGGCTCACAGATAACCATCTACAAGGGAGAAAacttctctgccagcagcatcctcctcctctctcatGA
- the LOC132081980 gene encoding uncharacterized protein LOC132081980 isoform X1, whose translation MDSPHLLHMGFLLLALAAPHPSIAMSTAGPAGWTRGSKAMAVYRCEDWESCKRKDEGIDFNDCTKIAEIQHKKSTIPGVTVELMANESHITVCFEQANFCPEEIYGIWDETVPPKHWCGILNCGENGGGNISTENQTVCCEAEANAWRQNPLKCYIQESHPKHSALAVPIPGEGILGNPEFLTSKKSSLGIWLAFLFVGVCTGWGMFYFLRLWRRQVSRQDSEASDRERLTDNHLQGRKLLCQQHPPPLS comes from the exons ATGGACTCTCCCCACCTCCTGCACATGGggttcctgctcctggctcttgCTGCTCCCCATCCAA gTATTGCCATGtccactgctggccctgctgggtgGACACGAGGCAGCAAAGCTATGGCAGTCTACCGCTGTGAGgactgggaaagctgcaaacGCAAGGATGAGGGAATTGATTTTAACGACTGTACAAAAATTGCTGAAATACAGCACAAGAAAAGCACTATTCCAGGTGTAACAGTTGAGTTGATGGCCAATGAATCACACATCACTGTTTGCTTTGAGCAAGCAAATTTCTGTCCTGAAGAAATTTATGGCATCTGGGATGAAACTGTGCCACCAAAACACTGGTGTGGCATCCTGAATTGTGGAG AAAATGGAGGAGGTAACATCAGTACTGAGAACCAGACTGTTTGCTGTGAAGCAGAGGCAAATGCCTGGCGACAAAACCCTTTGAAGTGCTACATTCAGGAGTCACATCCAAAACACAGTGCACTGGCAGTTCCCATTCCTGGTGAGGGAATTCTAG GTAATCCTGAATTTCTCACCAGCAAAAAGAGCAGCCTTGGCATCTGGCTGGCATTCCTGTTTGTTGGGGTTTGCACAGGATGGGGCATGTTTTACTTCTTGCGGCTGTGGCGTCGCCAAG TTTCTAGGCAAGACAGCGAGGCTTCTGACAGAGAAAGGCTCACAGATAACCATCTACAAGGGAGAAAacttctctgccagcagcatcctcctcctctctcatGA